Proteins encoded together in one Halodesulfovibrio sp. MK-HDV window:
- a CDS encoding sigma-54-dependent Fis family transcriptional regulator codes for MLENIFVGDVKHMINFQRKIIDLCADALMVVDKNGDIIYVNKSFKEVHEVSEEEVLGKPVTSIIDNTRLDVVASNGVAEHDCLQDIKSHSYVVSRVPIFENGKCVGAVGMIRFRHMEEIQKLTEKVKDLTCEIEQLRKSKKASDETEYTFNHIPGIAPAAKEAKNKAMLAAPRETTVLLRGESGVGKEVYSQSIHNYSPRSEGPFIHLNCSAIPEHLIESELFGYEEGAFTGARKGGHRGMFEQADKGTIFLDEFGDMPLATQVKLLRVIQEGKVSRIGSEKITKIDVRIIAATNQNLEEMIKEKSFREDLFYRLNVFPIELPALRDAVEELPILAKRMWKRMARKNGMFHMHLEDSALGALQQYSWPGNVRELQNFLERCMIMSCENDITADFVEKALQSGVEDDQDLQAVSSKQLPLAELIEKTEHRAISFALSASNGNRSEASRQLGITRPLLYKKMARYGLN; via the coding sequence ATGCTTGAAAATATTTTTGTTGGTGATGTAAAACATATGATAAATTTTCAGCGTAAGATTATCGATTTGTGTGCTGATGCCCTTATGGTTGTGGATAAGAATGGAGACATTATTTATGTAAATAAGAGCTTTAAGGAAGTTCATGAAGTGAGCGAGGAGGAAGTCCTCGGGAAACCAGTCACGAGCATCATAGATAACACTCGCTTAGATGTGGTTGCCAGCAATGGTGTCGCTGAGCATGATTGCCTTCAGGATATTAAAAGCCACTCTTATGTGGTTTCTCGTGTGCCGATCTTTGAAAATGGAAAGTGTGTCGGGGCCGTCGGGATGATTCGTTTTCGTCATATGGAGGAAATTCAGAAGCTCACCGAAAAAGTCAAAGATCTTACGTGTGAAATAGAACAGTTACGTAAGAGCAAGAAGGCGAGCGACGAAACCGAATATACGTTTAACCATATTCCAGGAATCGCTCCCGCAGCTAAGGAAGCCAAAAACAAAGCGATGTTGGCTGCCCCTCGGGAGACGACTGTATTGTTACGTGGAGAGTCTGGGGTTGGTAAGGAGGTTTATTCTCAGAGTATTCACAACTATAGCCCGCGCAGTGAAGGACCCTTTATCCATCTCAATTGCAGTGCTATTCCTGAACACCTAATAGAATCTGAGTTGTTCGGTTACGAAGAAGGGGCTTTTACCGGAGCACGCAAAGGGGGGCATCGAGGGATGTTCGAGCAGGCTGACAAGGGCACTATTTTCCTGGATGAATTTGGAGATATGCCCTTGGCGACTCAGGTTAAATTGCTAAGGGTCATTCAGGAGGGCAAAGTCAGTCGTATTGGAAGTGAAAAAATCACAAAAATTGATGTCAGAATTATCGCCGCCACCAACCAAAATCTGGAGGAGATGATTAAAGAGAAGAGCTTTCGCGAAGATCTATTCTATCGTCTTAACGTGTTCCCCATCGAGCTGCCGGCACTACGTGATGCTGTTGAGGAACTCCCGATATTAGCCAAACGTATGTGGAAGCGAATGGCTCGGAAAAACGGCATGTTCCACATGCACCTTGAAGATAGCGCCTTGGGTGCTTTGCAGCAATACTCATGGCCCGGAAACGTTCGTGAATTACAGAATTTTTTAGAGCGCTGCATGATTATGTCGTGTGAAAACGATATAACTGCAGACTTCGTCGAGAAAGCGCTGCAAAGCGGGGTAGAGGATGATCAAGACCTGCAGGCTGTTAGTTCCAAACAGCTACCTTTGGCAGAACTTATCGAAAAGACGGAGCATAGGGCTATATCTTTTGCTTTGAGCGCCTCGAATGGTAATCGCTCTGAGGCATCGCGCCAACTCGGAATAACGCGCCCATTGCTCTATAAGAAAATGGCGAGATATGGACTTAACTAG
- a CDS encoding transposase has product MDDKRYTDEFKVEAVQQIAEHGYSVHDVLHGIC; this is encoded by the coding sequence ATGGACGACAAGCGTTATACGGATGAATTTAAAGTTGAAGCAGTACAACAGATCGCAGAGCATGGTTACTCCGTGCATGATGTGTTGCACGGGATATGCTGA